The genomic window CCAGTCCGTTGGAGCCCTGGCTCGGTGGCGTGCCGTACGGCTGATAGCCCTGGGGATAGCCGTAATTCGGCTGTTGCGGGTAGGGCGTCGGTCCCGACTTGTACGGCGAGCCGCCCGCCGGCTGCTGGTAGTTCGGGTACGGCTGCTGTTGCTGCGGATACTGCGGCTGCGAAGGCGGCGGCTGCTGCGGGTACTGCGGGGCGGAGGGGTACCCGGTCGGTTCGGAGTTCGGATACTGCGGTACCGAGCCCTGGGCGCCGGAGTCCGGCGACACGCCTTGGCCGCCGTACTGCTTCCACCACTCGTCGGAATCGCCGGGATTCGTCATGGGTACAGCGTAATGGGCGCAGCCGGACTCGGGCCCGCCTTGATTGCGCAGGGTCAGCCTCGGCGAAGGCGGAGGTACCCGTATCAGCGCAGGCGGACTCGGGCCCGCTTCGGTTCCGTCGGGTTGCGCGCGGCCGGGCGTCACAGCCGACAGGCCGACACGGACGAGCCGCGGCTGGGAGGATGATGCCCGTGAGTGATGTGCATAAATCCGAAGAACACGACGGGTCTGGACGCCCCGCGCCGGACCACGCGGCATTCGCCCAGGTCGCGCGGGGGTACTACACACCGATCGTCGCGCTGTTCACCGCGACGCTGATCATTTCGAATATCTGCGCCACCAAGGGCGTCGAATTCTTCCGCGACGAATCGGTCACGGTGGGACCGTTCCAGATCCTGCCGATCGTGACCGACGGCGCGTTCTTCCTCTTCCCCCTGGCCTACGTTCTCGGCGACGTGCTGAGCGAGGTGTACGGCTTCCGCGCCACCCGGCGCGCCATCTACTACGGCTTCGGCGCCCTGGTGCTGACCGTGCTGTGCTTCGCGATCGTGCTCCGCCTGCCCTCCGCGGGTTTCTACGAGAACCAAGAGGCGCTGCGCGCCATCGTCGGGCCGGTGCCGCGGCTGGTGATCGCCGGTCTCGCCGGGTATTTCGTCGGCCAGCTGCTGAATTCCGCGACGCTGGTGCTGATCAAGGAACGGACCAAGGAGAAATACCTGTGGGCCCGGCTGATCGGCTCGACC from Nocardia bhagyanarayanae includes these protein-coding regions:
- a CDS encoding DUF4190 domain-containing protein produces the protein MTNPGDSDEWWKQYGGQGVSPDSGAQGSVPQYPNSEPTGYPSAPQYPQQPPPSQPQYPQQQQPYPNYQQPAGGSPYKSGPTPYPQQPNYGYPQGYQPYGTPPSQGSNGLAIAAMIVSIAGVASCCFLLPSIIGLVLGVVALNQMKQSGNYEGKGMAQAGVWVGVGGIVLGVLYWVLNIIGIVAGV
- a CDS encoding queuosine precursor transporter — its product is MMPVSDVHKSEEHDGSGRPAPDHAAFAQVARGYYTPIVALFTATLIISNICATKGVEFFRDESVTVGPFQILPIVTDGAFFLFPLAYVLGDVLSEVYGFRATRRAIYYGFGALVLTVLCFAIVLRLPSAGFYENQEALRAIVGPVPRLVIAGLAGYFVGQLLNSATLVLIKERTKEKYLWARLIGSTIVGEFADTLIFCSIAAGAIGIETWQQFVNYVIIGFLWKTLVEVLVMPITYRVIALLKKHEPDYAPRAVDPLHA